The following are encoded together in the Variovorax sp. PBS-H4 genome:
- a CDS encoding sulfite reductase subunit alpha, whose amino-acid sequence MDDGWRQLAATASVFAYGALCAAIWQRERRRAQARVADAASLATAGEPMLVLHATQTGQAEAIAWQTARWLHAQGAAVRVMSLNELDLATLQAAPRALFVASTYGEGDAPDGASAFVERIMEARAQLSGLRYALLALGDRQYAHFCGFGRRLDAWLRDSGAVPAFERIDVDNGDDTAMARWRQQWQGERQEEGAGTAGEAPPDDDFEPWRLVARRQLNAGSAGAPVFHLAFAPSSGALPHWASGDLAQIRLASDPQRPRDYSIASIPADGELQLLVRQEQHPDGTLGAASGLLTAALAPGDAVAMRLRQHGNFRLNGNADRPLILIGNGTGLAGLRGHLRERIARGRHDNWLVFGERSARHDFLYRDELEAWLASGALARLDMVFSRDEESLHGERRYVQHRLFQAAEEVHAWVERGAALYVCGSLQGMASGVDTALRQILGRDRLHEIAVAGRYRRDVY is encoded by the coding sequence ATGGACGACGGTTGGCGTCAGCTCGCGGCGACCGCGTCGGTCTTCGCCTATGGTGCCCTGTGTGCCGCGATCTGGCAGCGCGAGCGCCGGCGTGCGCAGGCGCGGGTGGCCGACGCCGCGTCGCTTGCCACCGCCGGCGAACCGATGCTGGTGCTGCACGCCACGCAGACGGGCCAGGCCGAGGCGATCGCCTGGCAGACCGCGCGCTGGCTCCATGCCCAAGGCGCGGCCGTGCGCGTCATGTCGCTCAACGAGCTCGACCTCGCCACCTTGCAAGCCGCCCCGCGCGCACTGTTCGTGGCCAGCACCTACGGCGAAGGCGATGCGCCCGATGGCGCCAGCGCCTTCGTCGAACGGATCATGGAAGCGCGCGCGCAGTTGTCGGGCCTGCGCTATGCGCTGCTCGCGCTGGGCGACCGCCAGTACGCGCACTTCTGCGGCTTCGGACGCCGACTCGACGCTTGGCTGCGCGACAGCGGTGCCGTCCCCGCCTTCGAGCGTATCGACGTCGACAACGGCGACGACACCGCGATGGCCCGCTGGCGCCAACAGTGGCAGGGGGAGCGGCAGGAGGAGGGCGCCGGCACTGCGGGCGAAGCGCCTCCCGACGATGACTTCGAGCCATGGCGCCTGGTGGCTCGCCGGCAGCTCAATGCGGGCAGCGCCGGCGCACCGGTGTTCCACTTGGCCTTTGCCCCGTCGAGCGGTGCGCTGCCGCACTGGGCTTCCGGCGACCTGGCGCAGATCCGGCTGGCCTCCGACCCGCAACGTCCGCGCGACTACTCGATTGCCTCGATTCCGGCCGATGGCGAACTGCAACTGCTGGTTCGCCAGGAGCAGCACCCCGACGGCACACTCGGCGCCGCGTCCGGCCTGCTCACTGCCGCGCTGGCGCCGGGCGATGCCGTGGCGATGCGCCTGCGTCAGCACGGCAACTTCCGTCTGAACGGCAACGCCGATCGGCCGCTCATCCTGATCGGCAACGGCACCGGCTTGGCGGGCCTGCGCGGCCACCTGCGCGAGCGCATCGCCCGCGGGCGGCACGACAACTGGCTCGTGTTCGGTGAACGCAGCGCACGGCACGACTTCCTGTACCGCGATGAACTCGAAGCTTGGCTGGCGTCCGGAGCGCTCGCCCGGCTCGACATGGTGTTCTCGCGCGACGAAGAGTCGCTGCACGGTGAGCGGCGCTACGTGCAGCATCGCCTTTTCCAGGCTGCAGAGGAGGTGCACGCCTGGGTCGAGCGCGGTGCCGCGCTCTACGTGTGCGGCAGCCTGCAGGGCATGGCATCGGGCGTGGACACCGCGCTGCGCCAGATCCTCGGGCGCGACCGCCTGCACGAGATCGCGGTCGCGGGCCGCTATCGGCGCGACGTCTACTGA
- a CDS encoding Fe2+-dependent dioxygenase, with protein MMLHVPGVLAPQQVRELRDALDAADWVDGRETVGPQGARVKQNRQLPELSPVGRELGQVILAALSKSPLFFSAALPLRFVPPLFNRYEGGENYGLHIDGSVRSVPVSNIQLRTDLSCTLFLCEPDEYDGGDLEVVDTYGTHEVKLPAGDLILYPSSSLHRVHPVTRGARVCSFFWVQSMVRDDRQRAMLYELDQSIQKLRTRVGDCEETVSLTGHYHNLLRMWAEV; from the coding sequence ATGATGTTGCATGTTCCCGGCGTCCTCGCTCCCCAGCAGGTGCGCGAGTTGCGGGATGCGCTGGATGCCGCGGACTGGGTCGACGGCCGGGAGACGGTGGGCCCCCAGGGCGCTCGCGTCAAGCAGAACCGCCAGTTGCCCGAGCTTTCGCCGGTCGGCCGCGAGCTGGGCCAGGTCATCCTCGCTGCGCTGTCGAAGAGCCCGCTCTTCTTCTCTGCTGCATTGCCCCTGCGCTTCGTGCCGCCGCTCTTCAACCGCTACGAAGGCGGCGAGAACTACGGGCTGCACATCGACGGTTCTGTTCGCTCGGTCCCGGTCAGCAACATCCAGCTGCGCACCGACCTTTCATGCACGCTCTTCCTGTGCGAGCCCGACGAGTACGACGGCGGCGACCTCGAGGTGGTCGACACCTACGGCACGCACGAGGTCAAGCTGCCGGCCGGCGACCTCATCCTGTATCCCTCGAGCAGCCTGCACCGCGTGCACCCGGTGACCCGCGGCGCCCGCGTCTGCTCGTTCTTCTGGGTGCAGAGCATGGTGCGCGACGACCGGCAGCGCGCAATGCTCTACGAGCTGGACCAGTCGATCCAGAAGCTGCGCACGCGGGTGGGGGACTGCGAGGAGACGGTGTCGCTCACGGGGCACTATCACAACTTGCTGAGGATGTGGGCGGAGGTCTGA
- the gorA gene encoding glutathione-disulfide reductase encodes MSSAGDLDLFVIGAGSGGVRAARMAARRGARVAIAEVAPLGGTCVNLGCIPKKLYSYASHYLESFEESHGYGWHGGIRPVLDWPMLKKNRAVEIARLNAVYGDLLAGAGVTVLRGRAHVVSENLVQVGSKVYGAKKILIATGGHPVIPKVPGAEFAISSNEIFDLPAFPAHLVVVGAGYIATEFASIFRGLGATVTQLCRGEQLLRGFDEDARHFVAAEMRKKGIDLRTGADVEGVERGADGRLHVALRTGGEIVADTVLCATGRAPNTQGLGLEGVGVRLAPNGAVIVDTHYRSNVESIYAIGDVIDRVHLTPVALAEAMTLVDHLYGEGKRVLDYDLIPTAVFTHPSVGTIGLSEAQARARFGSVRVFRSEFKALKHTLSGSTERTLVKLVVDAATDRVVGLHMVGADAGEAIQGFAVAMTAGATKAQFDATLGVHPTAAEEFVAMREPVARRIVPSTRRHWRLPAEKVQRRARTPLRAARTAPACLAE; translated from the coding sequence ATGAGTTCCGCCGGCGATCTTGATCTGTTCGTGATCGGTGCGGGCAGCGGTGGCGTGCGTGCCGCGCGCATGGCGGCACGGCGCGGCGCAAGGGTCGCGATCGCCGAGGTCGCCCCGCTGGGCGGAACGTGCGTCAACCTGGGCTGCATCCCCAAGAAGCTCTACAGCTACGCCTCGCACTACCTCGAAAGCTTCGAGGAGTCGCATGGTTACGGCTGGCACGGTGGCATCCGGCCCGTACTCGACTGGCCAATGCTGAAGAAGAACCGCGCAGTCGAAATTGCGCGGCTCAACGCTGTGTACGGCGATCTGCTGGCGGGCGCGGGGGTCACGGTCCTTCGCGGTCGGGCCCATGTGGTGTCCGAGAACCTGGTCCAGGTCGGCTCCAAGGTTTACGGCGCCAAGAAGATTCTCATCGCGACCGGTGGTCACCCGGTGATCCCGAAGGTGCCGGGGGCCGAGTTCGCGATCAGCTCGAACGAGATCTTCGATCTTCCCGCTTTCCCCGCGCACCTCGTCGTCGTCGGTGCCGGATACATCGCGACCGAGTTCGCCTCGATCTTCCGGGGGCTCGGTGCGACGGTGACCCAACTGTGCCGCGGCGAACAGTTGTTGCGCGGATTCGACGAGGACGCGCGGCACTTCGTCGCTGCCGAAATGCGCAAGAAGGGCATCGACCTGCGTACCGGCGCCGATGTCGAAGGGGTCGAGCGCGGTGCCGATGGGCGTCTGCACGTCGCTCTGCGAACAGGCGGCGAGATCGTGGCCGACACGGTTCTCTGTGCCACTGGAAGGGCTCCTAACACGCAAGGGCTCGGGCTCGAGGGCGTGGGAGTCCGGCTCGCACCCAACGGTGCGGTGATCGTCGATACCCACTACCGCAGCAACGTGGAGAGCATCTACGCGATCGGCGACGTGATCGATCGTGTTCATCTGACGCCGGTCGCTCTTGCCGAGGCCATGACGCTGGTGGATCACCTGTACGGCGAGGGCAAGCGCGTGCTTGACTACGACCTGATTCCCACCGCCGTGTTCACCCATCCGAGCGTCGGAACGATCGGCCTCAGCGAGGCCCAGGCGCGTGCGCGCTTCGGCAGCGTGCGCGTGTTCCGAAGCGAGTTCAAGGCGCTGAAACACACGCTGTCCGGCAGTACCGAGCGCACGCTGGTGAAGCTCGTCGTGGATGCCGCGACGGATCGGGTGGTCGGCCTGCACATGGTCGGCGCCGATGCAGGAGAGGCAATACAGGGATTTGCAGTCGCGATGACGGCCGGCGCGACCAAGGCACAGTTCGACGCGACGCTGGGCGTCCACCCGACCGCCGCCGAAGAGTTCGTGGCGATGCGCGAACCGGTCGCCCGACGCATCGTTCCTTCGACCCGTCGGCACTGGCGCCTGCCTGCCGAGAAGGTGCAGCGCCGGGCACGCACGCCGCTTCGGGCAGCGCGGACGGCGCCCGCCTGCCTGGCTGAATAG
- a CDS encoding DUF2271 domain-containing protein, whose translation MRYSLAPVAMSALMGAPAWAASLAVNIEVPRLNAAEYHRPYVAAWIERPDNTLATTLAVWYDVRTKTNNPEGEGTKWLKDLRQWWRRGGRELAVPVDGVTSATKPAGKHQLSFVEGSSALPKLAPGAYKLVVEAAREVGGREVVSIPFQWPPASAAQPVAAGKEELGEIRLELKP comes from the coding sequence ATCCGCTATTCACTCGCGCCCGTCGCCATGTCGGCGTTGATGGGGGCGCCCGCATGGGCGGCGAGCCTGGCAGTCAACATCGAGGTTCCGCGCCTCAATGCCGCGGAGTACCACCGGCCCTACGTAGCCGCCTGGATCGAGCGGCCCGACAACACGCTGGCCACCACGCTGGCGGTCTGGTACGACGTGCGCACCAAGACCAACAACCCCGAGGGAGAAGGCACCAAATGGCTCAAGGACCTGCGCCAGTGGTGGCGTCGCGGCGGCCGCGAGCTGGCGGTGCCGGTCGACGGCGTGACGAGCGCGACCAAGCCTGCAGGCAAGCACCAGCTGAGCTTCGTGGAAGGCAGCAGCGCGCTGCCCAAGCTGGCGCCGGGCGCGTACAAGCTGGTCGTCGAGGCGGCGCGCGAAGTCGGTGGCCGCGAAGTGGTGAGCATCCCGTTCCAGTGGCCGCCTGCGAGCGCGGCACAGCCGGTCGCGGCCGGCAAGGAAGAGCTCGGAGAGATCCGGCTCGAGCTCAAGCCTTAG
- a CDS encoding catecholate siderophore receptor Fiu, with product MAYIKSRKHAVARGVPPFGTAAAAATLMAFALPASAQTAGGASTSTLREVRVEATADSFKADRVSSPKFSEPLVDTPQTITVIKKEVLQEQGATTLTDALRNTPGVTFQMGENGNTSTGDAVFLRGFDTSGSVFIDGARDIGTVTRDMFNVESVEVVKGPASADIGRTAPTGYINLVSKVPVAENFFTGSVGIGSGDYKRVTGDFNRVLNESGSMAFRLNVMKQDSGVVGRDYVENKGWGVAPSIAFGLNTPTRVVLQYQHIDQKNRPDGGLPTIGLDGFYLSQLSARGGNGPQVDTRNYYGYLSDHDNVKADMFTARVDHDFGNGFKLRNLTRWGKTDQDLVLTGVFSSGPLTPSVFNPLTWSTRVLPQGKLQRNEILTNQTNLTAELATGSVKHTINAGLELTREEQDNGTLAAVINGTNGQLVSGTYQAYNSMYLPNIYRPFVPVLPTGASVEGKTSTAAAYVFDTMKFNEQWLLTGGLRFEHYRTNYFSLGAPATPGGAQTAMTQEKSDNLVTGKIGLVYKPAPNGSIYAAYATGAQPPGGNFAFQTTATANINNLNLDPQKSKTAEIGTKWDVMDGRLALAGALFRTTNENEQVQVDTFGNFEQYGKTRVQGVELSAVGQITPAWQLIAGLAHIETEILEGSRTTPTQQGAQVRYSPKLTATLWTSYKFQNGLTIGGGARYVATQQRATSNAAASPTSFFPEIPSYAVFDAMIGYEINKNVSVQLNLYNLTDKFYLARVNNAGNRLVLGTPRSALLSANFRF from the coding sequence ATGGCCTATATCAAGAGCCGCAAGCACGCAGTCGCGCGCGGCGTTCCCCCCTTCGGCACGGCCGCGGCAGCTGCGACGCTGATGGCATTTGCCTTGCCCGCTTCCGCACAAACCGCGGGCGGCGCCTCGACTTCAACCCTGCGCGAGGTGCGGGTCGAAGCCACGGCGGACAGTTTCAAGGCCGACCGCGTTTCATCGCCCAAGTTCAGCGAGCCGCTGGTCGACACGCCGCAGACCATCACCGTCATCAAGAAGGAAGTGCTGCAGGAGCAGGGCGCCACCACCTTGACGGACGCCCTGCGCAACACACCCGGCGTCACCTTCCAGATGGGCGAGAACGGCAACACGAGCACGGGCGACGCCGTCTTCCTGCGCGGCTTCGATACCTCCGGCAGTGTCTTCATCGACGGTGCGCGCGACATCGGGACCGTGACGCGCGACATGTTCAACGTCGAGTCGGTCGAAGTCGTCAAGGGTCCGGCCAGCGCCGACATCGGCCGGACCGCGCCCACCGGCTACATCAACCTCGTCAGCAAGGTGCCGGTGGCCGAGAACTTCTTCACCGGAAGCGTCGGCATCGGCAGCGGCGACTACAAGCGCGTCACTGGCGACTTCAACCGCGTGCTCAACGAATCCGGTTCGATGGCGTTCCGTCTGAACGTGATGAAGCAGGACAGCGGCGTCGTCGGCCGCGACTACGTCGAGAACAAGGGCTGGGGCGTTGCGCCTTCCATCGCCTTCGGCCTGAACACGCCCACGCGCGTGGTCCTGCAGTACCAGCACATCGACCAGAAGAACCGCCCCGACGGCGGCCTGCCGACCATCGGCCTCGACGGCTTCTATCTCTCCCAACTCTCGGCGCGCGGCGGCAATGGGCCGCAGGTCGACACCCGCAACTACTACGGCTACCTGTCGGACCACGACAACGTGAAGGCCGACATGTTCACCGCGCGTGTCGATCATGACTTCGGCAACGGCTTCAAGCTGCGCAACCTCACCCGCTGGGGCAAGACCGACCAGGACCTCGTGCTCACCGGCGTCTTCAGCAGCGGCCCGCTCACCCCCAGCGTGTTCAATCCGCTGACCTGGTCCACCCGTGTGCTGCCGCAGGGCAAGCTGCAGCGCAATGAGATCCTCACCAACCAGACCAACCTCACCGCCGAGCTGGCAACCGGGTCCGTGAAGCACACCATCAACGCCGGCCTCGAGCTCACGCGCGAAGAGCAGGACAACGGGACGTTGGCCGCCGTCATCAACGGGACCAACGGCCAACTGGTGAGCGGCACCTACCAGGCCTACAACAGCATGTACCTGCCGAACATCTACCGGCCGTTCGTGCCCGTGCTGCCGACCGGCGCATCGGTGGAGGGCAAGACCTCCACCGCCGCGGCCTACGTGTTCGACACCATGAAGTTCAACGAGCAATGGCTGCTCACCGGCGGCCTGCGCTTCGAGCACTACCGCACCAACTACTTCAGCCTCGGTGCGCCGGCCACCCCGGGCGGAGCGCAGACCGCGATGACGCAGGAAAAATCGGACAACCTCGTCACCGGCAAGATCGGCCTGGTCTACAAGCCCGCGCCCAACGGCAGCATCTATGCCGCCTATGCCACCGGCGCACAGCCGCCCGGGGGCAACTTCGCCTTCCAGACCACCGCCACGGCCAACATCAACAACCTGAACCTCGATCCGCAGAAGTCGAAGACCGCGGAAATCGGCACCAAGTGGGATGTGATGGATGGTCGTCTCGCACTGGCGGGCGCGCTCTTCCGCACCACCAACGAGAACGAGCAGGTCCAGGTCGACACCTTCGGCAACTTCGAGCAGTACGGCAAGACCCGCGTCCAAGGCGTCGAACTGAGCGCGGTCGGCCAGATCACGCCGGCCTGGCAGCTGATCGCCGGCCTCGCGCACATCGAGACCGAGATCCTCGAAGGCTCGCGCACCACGCCCACCCAGCAGGGTGCGCAGGTCCGCTACTCGCCCAAGCTCACCGCGACGCTGTGGACGAGCTACAAGTTCCAGAACGGGCTCACCATCGGCGGCGGCGCGCGCTACGTGGCGACGCAGCAGCGCGCGACCAGCAACGCGGCCGCCTCGCCGACCTCCTTCTTTCCCGAGATCCCCAGCTACGCCGTGTTCGACGCCATGATCGGCTACGAGATCAACAAGAACGTCTCGGTGCAGCTCAACCTCTACAACCTGACCGACAAGTTCTACCTGGCGCGCGTCAACAATGCCGGCAACCGCCTGGTGCTGGGTACGCCGCGCTCGGCGCTGCTGTCGGCCAACTTCAGGTTCTGA
- a CDS encoding tripartite tricarboxylate transporter substrate-binding protein produces MSGKFFAALLLGACAVAGAQSYPSKPITLIVPFAAGGPTDVVARQVGTAMAKSLGQPIVVENRPSIGGIVGSEAVIRAEPDGYTLLIHNIGMATLPSLSRNLRFNPLRDFAYVGEVVDVPMTLVGRKDLPPTGFKELNVYLSEKRRQINLANAGIGTASHLCSLLLMSRLGVPMTSVPYKGAAPAMSDLMGRQVDLLCDQVTTTTQPIRGGLVKAYAATTKARLPTLPSVPTLVEQSTDGFEMTVWHGIYAPKRTPKEIIAKLSAALRHALVDKEFRDSMAKLGALPVAADRATPEGLQGQLEREIERWTPIIKQAEAYID; encoded by the coding sequence ATGTCAGGCAAATTTTTCGCCGCGCTGCTGCTCGGCGCGTGTGCAGTCGCGGGTGCTCAGAGCTATCCGAGCAAGCCGATCACATTGATCGTCCCGTTCGCAGCAGGAGGTCCGACCGATGTCGTCGCGCGGCAGGTCGGCACTGCGATGGCGAAAAGTCTGGGGCAGCCCATCGTGGTCGAGAACCGCCCCAGCATCGGGGGGATCGTGGGGAGCGAGGCCGTGATTCGTGCGGAGCCGGACGGCTACACGCTCCTCATTCACAACATCGGCATGGCAACGCTGCCGTCCTTGTCGCGGAACCTGCGATTCAATCCGCTTCGCGATTTCGCTTATGTGGGCGAAGTCGTCGATGTTCCGATGACGCTGGTGGGAAGAAAAGACTTGCCGCCGACGGGCTTCAAGGAACTGAATGTCTATCTGTCGGAAAAGCGCCGTCAGATCAATCTTGCGAACGCCGGCATCGGCACGGCCTCGCACCTGTGCAGCCTGTTGCTGATGAGTCGACTCGGCGTCCCGATGACGTCAGTACCGTACAAGGGCGCCGCGCCGGCGATGAGCGATCTGATGGGGCGCCAGGTGGACCTGCTGTGCGACCAGGTGACCACGACGACGCAGCCGATTCGAGGCGGCCTCGTCAAGGCGTACGCGGCGACCACGAAGGCCAGGCTGCCGACTCTGCCCAGTGTGCCGACGCTCGTCGAGCAAAGCACGGATGGGTTCGAGATGACGGTTTGGCATGGCATCTATGCCCCGAAGCGCACCCCCAAGGAAATCATCGCGAAGCTCTCCGCTGCGCTCAGGCATGCCCTCGTCGACAAGGAATTCAGGGATTCCATGGCAAAGCTCGGCGCGCTTCCGGTGGCTGCGGACCGTGCGACGCCGGAAGGGCTCCAAGGTCAGCTGGAACGGGAGATCGAGCGCTGGACACCGATCATCAAGCAGGCTGAGGCCTACATTGATTGA
- a CDS encoding PepSY-associated TM helix domain-containing protein, with amino-acid sequence MSAATTATAPSRRRSYWLKTLHEWHWVSSALCLMGMLLFSITGITLNHASQIESRPAVTRKAAPVDAALRGQLAGLQPDIAKTAKGKAELPAELQRWVQAQWGVDTSGKQAEWSQDEIYLSLPRPGGDAWLRIGLEDGEAEYELTDRGWISYLNDLHKGRNTGAAWSWFIDIFAAAALLFSITGLLILKMHAGNRPFTWPMVAMGLLVPFLLALLFVH; translated from the coding sequence ATGAGCGCCGCCACCACTGCCACCGCCCCCTCTCGACGCCGTTCCTACTGGCTCAAGACCCTGCACGAATGGCATTGGGTCAGCTCGGCGCTGTGCCTCATGGGCATGCTGCTGTTCAGCATCACCGGCATCACCCTCAACCATGCCTCGCAGATCGAGTCCCGGCCGGCCGTGACGCGCAAGGCCGCCCCCGTCGATGCCGCGCTGCGCGGGCAATTGGCAGGCTTGCAGCCGGACATCGCGAAGACGGCCAAGGGCAAGGCCGAGCTGCCGGCCGAGCTCCAGCGCTGGGTGCAGGCGCAGTGGGGCGTCGACACGTCCGGCAAGCAAGCGGAGTGGTCGCAGGACGAGATCTATCTCTCGTTGCCCCGGCCGGGCGGCGACGCCTGGTTGCGCATCGGGCTCGAGGACGGCGAGGCCGAATACGAGCTGACCGACCGCGGCTGGATCTCCTATCTGAACGACCTCCACAAGGGACGCAATACCGGCGCCGCCTGGAGCTGGTTCATCGACATCTTCGCGGCGGCGGCGCTGCTGTTCTCCATCACCGGCCTGCTCATCCTCAAGATGCATGCCGGCAACCGGCCGTTCACGTGGCCGATGGTTGCGATGGGGCTGCTGGTGCCTTTCCTCCTGGCGCTCCTCTTTGTCCATTGA
- a CDS encoding FAD:protein FMN transferase produces MSPAFARRLPESYGAAALPRRADPSSLQRLEGRTMGTTWSLRFDNPGMLALEDVRAAVEDPLDRVVAQMSQWEPESDISRYNRAPAGSRHRLPREFASVLACALDWARASGGALDPTVAPLVACWGFGPEAAAAAPEPHELADAAARVGWQRLCFERGDPSVLQPGGVVLDLSGIAKGFAVDHGVEALRALGLRDVLFEVGGELRGAGRRPGGLPWQVQVDAGTGPALCVPLADMAVATSGDRWHVREHAGRRWSHSIDPRSGQPVSPALAGVTVLHAQCMEADALATVLTVLGPHEGLRFADEHGIAALFSVRGAAGLERHASAAWKERQD; encoded by the coding sequence TTGAGCCCCGCCTTCGCTCGCCGGCTGCCAGAGTCCTATGGCGCTGCGGCGTTGCCGCGCCGCGCCGATCCGTCCAGCCTGCAGCGCCTCGAAGGGCGCACCATGGGCACCACCTGGTCATTGCGCTTCGACAATCCGGGCATGCTGGCGCTCGAAGATGTGCGCGCGGCTGTCGAGGATCCGCTCGACCGCGTCGTGGCACAGATGAGCCAGTGGGAACCCGAGTCGGACATCAGCCGCTACAACCGCGCACCGGCCGGTTCGCGGCACCGCCTGCCACGTGAGTTCGCGAGCGTGCTGGCCTGCGCGCTCGACTGGGCACGCGCCAGCGGTGGCGCGCTCGACCCGACTGTCGCGCCGCTCGTGGCCTGCTGGGGCTTCGGCCCCGAGGCCGCTGCCGCTGCGCCAGAGCCGCACGAGCTCGCCGATGCCGCCGCGCGGGTGGGCTGGCAGCGCCTGTGCTTCGAACGTGGCGACCCCAGCGTGCTGCAGCCCGGCGGCGTGGTGCTCGACCTGTCGGGCATCGCCAAGGGCTTCGCGGTCGACCACGGCGTCGAAGCATTGCGTGCGCTCGGCTTGCGCGACGTGCTGTTCGAGGTCGGCGGCGAGCTGCGGGGCGCGGGCCGCCGCCCCGGTGGCCTGCCGTGGCAGGTGCAGGTCGATGCGGGCACCGGTCCGGCGCTTTGCGTGCCGCTGGCCGACATGGCGGTCGCGACTTCCGGCGACCGCTGGCACGTGCGCGAGCATGCGGGCCGGCGCTGGTCCCACAGCATCGATCCGCGCAGCGGCCAACCGGTCAGTCCGGCGTTGGCAGGCGTCACCGTGCTGCATGCGCAATGCATGGAGGCCGACGCGCTGGCCACCGTGCTGACCGTGCTCGGCCCGCACGAAGGCCTGCGCTTTGCCGATGAACACGGCATTGCCGCGCTGTTCAGCGTGCGCGGCGCCGCAGGGCTCGAGCGGCACGCCAGCGCCGCCTGGAAGGAACGCCAGGACTGA
- a CDS encoding DUF4198 domain-containing protein — MIQPALRLAALALALSCAVSAVQAHNAWLLPSTTVLSKGDTITVDAAVSNDLFVANHAPLRLDGLQIVAPDGSLIKPENEARLKHRSVFDVPVAQAGTYRIAVLNNGVFASWKDKATGQNKRARGTAETIGKEIPADATDVNITQSAGRVETFVTVGKPSALKPIGQGLELVSTGSPTDLVKGEKSNFVLRVDGQPAKDLEVTVTAGNTQYRDKLSEVKLKTDDKGQFSVTWPSAGMFWLDASTRDDKTTVPQAKERRLSYAATLEVAP, encoded by the coding sequence ATGATCCAGCCCGCCCTGCGCCTCGCCGCCCTCGCCCTTGCACTGTCGTGCGCCGTCTCTGCCGTGCAGGCCCACAACGCATGGCTTCTGCCGTCCACCACCGTGCTGTCGAAAGGCGACACCATCACCGTCGATGCGGCGGTGTCGAACGACTTGTTCGTCGCCAACCATGCGCCGCTGCGGCTGGACGGCCTGCAAATCGTCGCGCCCGACGGCAGCCTGATCAAGCCCGAGAACGAAGCCAGGCTCAAGCACCGCAGCGTGTTCGACGTGCCCGTGGCCCAAGCGGGCACCTACCGAATCGCCGTGCTGAACAACGGCGTCTTCGCCAGTTGGAAGGACAAGGCCACCGGCCAGAACAAGCGCGCGCGTGGCACGGCCGAGACGATCGGCAAGGAGATCCCGGCCGATGCGACGGACGTGAACATCACCCAATCGGCAGGCCGCGTCGAAACCTTCGTCACTGTCGGCAAGCCCAGCGCGCTCAAGCCGATCGGCCAGGGCCTGGAACTCGTGAGCACGGGCAGCCCGACCGATCTCGTCAAGGGTGAGAAGTCGAACTTCGTGCTGCGCGTCGATGGCCAGCCTGCCAAGGATCTCGAAGTCACCGTGACGGCCGGCAACACGCAGTACCGCGACAAGCTGAGCGAAGTCAAGCTCAAGACCGACGACAAGGGCCAGTTCAGCGTGACATGGCCCAGTGCCGGGATGTTCTGGCTGGACGCCTCTACGCGCGACGACAAGACGACCGTGCCCCAGGCCAAGGAGCGCCGGCTGAGCTACGCGGCCACGCTCGAAGTGGCGCCTTGA